A region of the Mytilus galloprovincialis chromosome 1, xbMytGall1.hap1.1, whole genome shotgun sequence genome:
aacatggaATTTGTAAGTCAAAGCTGCAATTGGGttcaaaaattgtttttatttgttttgcaatttcaaatttcagaaaaaatattgTACACAGAAATGCTTGATGTTTTGAAAACACAATGTGactttatacatttatttccattgaaaaaaaaagatcacACAAAGTAAATAATATAACTATATTATGTAAAGCCCAAAtgataaaagttaaaattattcaaacaacTTAATACTGGTATATTTATCACTAAATAAAATTTTTTATAGCATCgatcaatttatttgtttttaataaatgaaaattgtaaagtTACATGTTTGAGATTCTAGCATGTACGTCAAAAATTAGTATTGACTGTTTTATACAAATATTGCATGTTATAATAATTATCttgcatttcaaaattgtttaatacATACTGAATAATTGGGATTAGCAAATTAAAGAATTAGCTCTTCCATTATATAAGGTAATAATTTATTTCTTctttcattttatataaatattttgcttGATCCAGTTAGTCATTCTTAACCTTAAAAAGTATAATGGGATAACAGTTCAATCAATGGAATTAAAAGAGTTATCTGTCCCTttttgtgggatttttttttatcattctggTTGATTTTATAGGtagaaactttaaataaaaatataaaccgTCATAGTACAAACAACttaaagatatttgtttaataagaaaaaatacatgtatgttaaaggagcaattaatttttaaatcaaatcagtattttagaaaaataatcttgtacatgtttttttcattctcaattttatcaaattacaaatTGAATACTGTAACCATACAAATTGATTAACTAGATGTTACCAGTGAATATGTATTGAAAGTATTActttgttttaattgaatttcatatgatttttactACAAATTTACAATGTTGAAGCAACATATGGTCTGAAAACTCTTTGGTAAAATGACTCCAGTTTTGGGACAAGACAGTTATTACAATACTCCTCATTAAGGCTGattttttgtacaaacaaatcaCATAATGTATAAACAACAAAGTAACATAGAGATCTTTTGGTGACAAAAAGCTGCCCTTGAATTTGATCATAATAATTACTGCTCTCTTTCAAAACAATATTGCCATTACTATCCATctgtaaaaatttgaaatttggacCAGGCTTAACATCCTCATTTCTTCCATTGTAGGGGCATTTAATTTCAACAATTGATTTACCATCCTCTAAAATATGGCATCCGGTGAAGCACCTAGGAAAGATATATCAATACTGACATAAAAACCACATCTTTTAGCATtcttatcaaattttaaattgaaagcTTTCAATGCTTTAGCTTCATAGTTTTTGCCATGACTAAGTGCCTTGCTCTGAATATTTGAGCCATAAAAAAGTGAATGACAAAATTTGTTAGTGTTCCGTCTTGAAGTGACTTTACAAATCTCTCCAAAGGTAGATGCTGTCAGTCTCCTTCTTCTTTCTTCTAACCACTTGGGACTGCAACTTTGTAGGCGGGTAGACCTCTCAATCAAATCCACATCTGATTGTGTTACCTATATGAAAACAGAAATTATTCTGATTGATTGATTCTAATATTAAGAACTGgtaaattaagaaaagaaaaactttACATAATTTAATTTAGTGTACTgctttttgaaaataattgtttatacattgtacatatctAAATTTAAGTAAGACTTCAAATAGTTACCAACGTAAAACTATCTAAAGCATTTTCAAGAACATAATAGGAAAGCttaatgacaatattaaaaaCCCTTTCTTATTTCGTCTGTTAAGCATTAGGTAAATTTATACAACATATGAATAATTGATGAACTTCATGCATCCTTATGTCATTTTTCCTTGGCaactttaatttacatttttagtATAGTTCTAGGACAAAGGGGAATAACTCAATTTTTGAACAAATCTGTGATTCAAATCTATTAAACCAGTTTTTAATACCTTATTTGCTCTATCAATCCAATGCTCAGTTAAAGGCATGGTACAATAATCATGATCTTTAGCTGCTGCCTGAAAATAATATAAGCAATGAAGTGATTTATGATATAAATGGAAGAAATgaaatttatgaatatatttaatGTTGTTGATATGAGGGTCAGtgtttattatatacatttgtacatacagaTTAATGAATTTAccaatatagatatatatataatatatgatatgttatatttattgtattatttattctgttaaactgttaatgttgatatatttatacaattataataaaCAATCACACTTACCTGAATATCAGCTTTTTCATACAGGTATCTTATGGACAAGTCCATTGAAGATACACTGCAGAAGTTCGTAACTGTGTTTTTGATGTGGTCATTGTAACCCGGGCAGTTTCTGTATTTCAATGGTCTGGGGTCAGCCAGATAAACTGGTGCAAGTTTTCTCTTGGTTGGTAACTTTTCTGCTTTCACTGGAGACCCTTAAAAGAACAGAAGTAAACTGCAAAGATGCATTTTACTATGCAACAAATTATCTGGAAGGTACTTTTTAGCTAGTTAATTGGTAGCATTTATCATACAGTTTTTGTACCCAAACCAGGAATACAGATTCATGTTGTGGTCCATTTTGTATTAAATGATGCTTATATGTCAATGCATCTTGGTAAATACA
Encoded here:
- the LOC143071015 gene encoding uncharacterized protein LOC143071015, which produces MISDFITTGNVNTGRSCTDTLMMFTKPKSSYSGSPVKAEKLPTKRKLAPVYLADPRPLKYRNCPGYNDHIKNTVTNFCSVSSMDLSIRYLYEKADIQAAAKDHDYCTMPLTEHWIDRANKVTQSDVDLIERSTRLQSCSPKWLEERRRRLTASTFGEICKVTSRRNTNKFCHSLFYGSNIQSKALSHGKNYEAKALKAFNLKFDKNAKRCGFYVSIDISFLGASPDAIF